The window ATGCATAGACGTAGATATTCCAATTCCCTTGTCAATGGGGAGCGGTATAGTCAGTATTGTACACTGAAAACTCATTGTTTAAAGGCATCCTGCTTAGGAAGTTCTAAGTTTTTCCAGCGCCTCAGAACAACTTTGGACCGGTCTCCATCCTTGGATTCACCCAATTCCTTCTTAATGATGACTCTCAAAAGCGTGACagtgtctgtttctttgttctctGACAATACCAGGTCCAAGGTGTCCCCAACTTTAACCTGAAGAGAGAACCAAAGATAGGTACAATTAAGAAACGTAGGGTtcgattcaatccgtattgcTGAAGATCTGCGttataatatactgaacaaaaatgtaaacgcaaaatgaaaagtgttggtcccatgtttcatgagctgaaataaaagatcccagaaatgttccatacgcacaaaacgcTTATCTCAAATTgaccacaaatttgtttacattcctgttagtgaccatttctcctttgccaagataatccagccacctgacaggtgtggcatatcaagaagctgattaaacagcatgatcattacacaggtgcaccttgtgctggggacaataaaaggccactctaaaatgtgcagttgtcacaacataataccacagatgtcaaaagttaagggagcgtgcaattggcatgctgactgcaggaatgtccaccagagctgttgccagagaagtgaatgttaatttctctaccataagccacctccaacgccattttagagaatttggcagtacattcaaccggcctcacaaccatagaccacgtgtaaccacaccaggccgggatcgtctgagggggtgcCGAGGagaatttctgtctgtaataaagcccttttgtgtggaaaaacgaaagtctgattggctgggcctgtctcctaagtgggtgggcctatgccctcccaggcccacctatGGCTGCGCCCttgcctagtcatgtgaaattaatatattagggcctaatttatttatttcaattgactgatttccttttatgaactgtaatgggtaaaatctttgaaattgttgcacgttgcatttttttgtttgtttagtaTATATTTAGTTTATATAGTGCttttcatacatttacattttttttttttttacatttttagtcatttagcagacgctcttatccagagcgacttacagttagtgactacatttttaaaaaatatactggtcccccgtgggaatcgaacccacaaccctggcgttgcaaacgccatgctctatcaactgagctacatccctgccggccattccctcccctaccctggacgacgctgggccaattgtgcaccgcccatgagtctcccggtcgcggccggctgcgacagagcctggattcgaaccaggatctctagtggcacagttagcactgcgatgcagtgccttagaacactgCGCCACAAAGTCgctttaaaaaacaaacaaaaacaaattcaGGGAGCTGGCAGTTCATGGGAGATGGTCTTCTACAGCTGGATGATGATGCAGTTCAGTAAAGGAGTAGATGGTACGGCCAGGGAGGGAGAAACAATCAGACAGGCAGGCCCGGAGCTGTTCATTAGGCACCTAGGTCTCTGAGGTTCACAGCTACTCCTCCTCTGTAGGTAGGCTGGAACAGATCCACCATGAAAAGTGTAACACCCATCTGGGTGATGCTTCGGCTGCTATTACAAGCACGTTTTAAATATTACGGTTATTTACCACGAATGCAGTCTCCGAATgcggaaacattgcctttaaatttcagtTGCGCTATAGTGCGGATCTTCAGtgctacggattgaatcgagcccttagACTTTTCCCTGACAATCCAGAGCAAGGCAGGGTGTTGGTTGGACTGCTCTACCACTTCAGTTCGCGGGGGGTGGGTTTGGATCCTAACAGTCTTGTAAGATGTTGAAGGTTGGCATAAATATTGTTTATTTTACTAGGCACAAAAGTAACTCACCGATTTACTTTTCTTGATCAGTTTCTGTCCATTTAGCCAAAGCTTGTTGCCATAGAAAGCATCCTCCACTTTGCTGAAATAAAGACAAAAAAAATCAGTTGGCCACTTAGGATAAGACCATAGACTTTTAAGTAATTCCACTCCATATCAATCAAATAATTTGACCTAATCTCTTCATTAAAGCTTTCAGGAGAGAGGTGCTCAAAATCGACCCATTTGGATCCCCTCAAATTGTTGCCAATATTGATGCCAAATATTAATGATACCATTACCCAACCCTCTTGTTTTTTTATCTCCTTGAGTGCATCCATTTGAAAACAAAGGCATAACTCTGTAACAACTCACTTGCGTGCTATGTCAAGGCCAGCTTTCATGATAACATCATATCGAAAGGACTGCACATATTTCTCTATGTCTTTGTAGTCTTTGGGTACACTGGGGTCATCCTCAGGTTCATCCTCATAGTCACTGTCCTCCAGGTCCTTTTCCTTTTcgtcatcttcttcttcttcctgtaCAGCCGTTGCTCCTCCTTTCTTCTTGCTGCTTTTGAACCTCACCTGATGAAGAACCAACCTGCTCTTAGCTGTATTCCAGCGTGTAAGAAGCTTGTGTGTCCCAAGGGTCAGGGAGGAGGTGGAACCACACAGCTGGCGAGTGTGTAGTGTCCTTGGGCACCATTCTGTCCAATAAGGTCCCTGTCCAGGGTTCAGCAGCTTTCGGGTACTCAGCCTTCCCAACTGTCTCAGGGCCAGTGCCTGTATCAACAATCGCTGCATGCTGTAGCTCCTCCTTGTGACTTGAAAAAAGTAGACAGGCGTTTACAATACAGTTATAAAGAGCAGTCGATTGTGGATTTTTGGTACAACAAGCCTTTAGGAAATCAATAACCATATATGTAATATAGATTGGAAACATTGTTAACAGTTATGTTGGTGGCCCGCTATGGTAACGGTATGCTCACATTAAAGTGGGGGTGTTGCCATAAGAGCAGCATTCATTATGGTTGAATAGCTTTAGCGTTAGCTAACTAGTGCATAAGCTAACGTTACCTATTtcaactaacgttaactagtagacatacagtagctagctagctacaacatcACATTGTTTATATTATGCAGTGTACTCAACCTCTTCTCGTCCACAGCTAGCTAACTTAAGACTAGGTCTAAAAAATACTACTAATAATTGTTATCTTCAACCTAGGCTAAAGTGAGCTAACTTTGTAATGTGTCACATTAGTTTAGCTACCTAACTACAGACATAAGCAATAAAGCTAGTAGCTAATAAACATTGTTTCCCCTCAAGGTTACCGATTGTAGCTAAGCCCATTCATGTCGTCGTTACCTTAATTTTGCGATGAGTCTCCTTCATTCAGTTAGCTTGATAGCTAGCTATCTACTTAGAACATGACCCGTGTGAAGGCCAGCCACAGTAATATCACTTCCGCGTAAAGATAGACAATCCTTCAAATTAAAAGTCTGCTGTAAACGGTGAAAATGAATTGTGAAGGCAAAAAATATGGACAATTGGCCccacttgtttaaaaaaattctataaaaataataacggaaaagtggtgctatgaagcccctaaataagatctggtgcaaccaattaccttcagaagtcacatatttagttaaataaagtcctatgtgcaatctaagtgtcacatgatctgtcacatgatctcagtatatatacacctgttctgaaaggccccagagtctgcaacaccactaagcaaggggcaccaccaagcaagcagcaccatgaagaccaaggagctctcgaAACAGGTAAATcaaattattaaaaaatggaaagaatatgtcaccacaacaaacctgccaagagagggccgcccaccaaaactcacggaccaggcaaggagggcattaatcagagaggcaacaaagagaccaaagatagccctgaaggacctgcaaagctccacagcggagattggaatatctgtccataggaccactttaagccgtacactccacagagctgggctttacggaagagtggccagaaaaaagccactgcttatagaaaaggcatgtgggagactccccaaacatatggaagaaggtactctggtcagcctttttggccatcaaggaaaacgctatgtctggcgcaaacccaacacctctcatcaccccgagaacaccatccccacagtgaagtatggtggtggcagcatcatgctgtggggatgtttttcatcggcagggactgggaaactggtcagaattgaaggaatgatggatggcgctaaatacatgggaattcttgagggaaacctgtttcagtcttccagagatttgagactgggacggaggttcaccttccagcaggacaatgaccctaagcatactgctaaagcaacactcaagtggtttaaggggaaacatttaaatgtattggaatggcctagtcaaagcccagacctcaatccaattgagaatctgtggtatgacttaaagattgctgtacaccatccaacttgaaggagctggagcagttttgccttgaagaatgggcaaaaatcccagtggctagatgtgccatgcttatagagacataacccaagagacttgcagctgtaattgctgcaaaaggtggttctacaacatattgactttggggggtgggggtggggggtgaatagttatgcacgctcaagttttctgttttttttttggtattatttcttgtttgtttcacaagaaaaaatattttgcatcttcaaagtggtaggcatgttgtgtaaatcaaatgatacaaacccccccaaaatcaattttaattccaggttgtaaggcaacaaaatggaaaaatgctaagggggttgaatactttcgcaagccactgtatacatacagtacattacacacacacacacacacacacacacacacacacacacacacacacacacacacacacacacacacacacacacacacagtgccttcggaaagtattcagaccccttgaccttttccacattttgttacgttacagccttattctaattattattattttttaatcagcaatctatacacaataccccataatgacaaagcgaaaacaggtttttagacatttttgcaaatgtattaataataaaaaacctaaataccttatttgcagaagtattcagaccctttgctatgagactcgaaattgagctcaggtctatcctgtttccattgatcatccttgagatgtttctacaacttgattggagtccacctgtggtaaattctattgattggacatgatttggaaaggcacacacctgtctatttaaggtcccacagttgacagtgcatgtcagagcaaaatccaagcaatgaggtcgaaggaattgtccgtagagctccgagacaggattgtgtcgacacaccaagacagtcgtgaaatgtaacgatcccggctgtctgagtcgggtcctggtcgtaatctccagtttcccgagggttcgggaacgctccggggagcgctctggtttccgcacctgcttcccattagcaatctgcacacctgggcctaatcagcacctttcttaggctctggcccaacatccagttcctgccggatcgttagccatgaacagtaggtgttctgtgtatcagtttagagcgttctagcgtgagttttgttattttgtactttgttgagttttgtgttcttacctccgtttttgttccacctgcagtcccacgtccggaaccttcacccccacctctgcctgatggtcggcggctgccgagccatcactggacccagtactgcacccccaactactcaaccacgccgcccgctctgtccctggattatactgcaccttttgtcgtatctaataaaccctcaccttcgttcaactctccttgtcctggtctgcttttgggttctggctgagggaactgtgacagaacgatccggccaaatatgaacccagcggacctggactctgttcgccatgccattacccagcaggagaagatgttgggccatcatagcatggtactacaggagatcgcgttgtcagttcggaacctttctaccgcctgacggaggtccagaaccaacgccagtgtccggtggaggactcactaccggtttcacccatctcgcctgccgcttctgaagttgtgtccctccgtgagcccaaggttccgacgccggataaatatgaggggagctgggaagatgccgttccttccttatgcagtgtggattagtgttcgatctacagccctactcttatgccactgacaaggctaggatagcctttttgattgagcttgctgcgtggtcgagcgctggagtgggcttcagccgtttgggaacgacaggatccctgcatggcttcataccaggggttcacggccgagatgaggaagctcttcgaccattccgtccgagggagggacgcagctaggcgtctgttttctcttcaccaaggaactacgcagcgtggccgacttcgtgatcgagttcaagacgttggctgtggagagtgggtggaacgaggagtctttgcaagcggccttttaccagggcctgtcggagcagctcaaggatgagttgatctcctatccggagcctagtgacctggacagcttggtagccttgtctattcgggtggataatcgagtccgagagcgaaggagggagaagcaatggggtccgtccaatcgatcagcttctcagttcccagtcggatcgggtggtggaccagaacacgtcgatcattctccaccactaaggattagtggagaggacctctccccgattctgaacccatgcaagtggggcggcacgggttaaccaaggaggagcgtcaacatagacgtaagaccaactgctgcctctactgtggtcgctcgggacattacatctccacttgttcccggcggtcgtcaaactgcccggctcgctaaagttgggaggacttttagcgagccagtttcaacctctcagtacctctgtcagaccccgcttcccggctacccttgtgaacaggaatcagagcttagcgcttaacgcttttatcgattcaggtgccgatggaagctttcttgatgccgaagttggtggaacagctggggctttcaaggagcaattgccggaagccattgaagcgaccactctgaacggcagtagtctggcacgtatcacgatgaggactgaaccggttaagatgcggttgtcggggaatcattcggagatgatttcattttttcattctgccgtcttcccatgttcctctggtccttggatacccctggctgaaggaacacaatcccacgttcgattgggcgacgggcaaggtaacgaagttggagccttgattgtcatgctaactgtctcaagactgcctgcccccattcggttcccagtcaggtgattgaggctaaaccccccagatttgtccctggttcccgagacatatcacgatttggggaagttttcagtaagcagaaggctctgtcacttcctcccccacccgaccatatgattgtgccatcaacctggttcctggagctgtctaccccaagggaaggttatacagtatctcccgacctgaacgtgaggcgttggagacctacatcaaggagtccctagctgctggtctcgttcgtccctcgtcatcacccctgggggcaggattcttctttgtgggaaagaaggatggctctcttcgaccgtgtattgattatcggggttgaatgacatcacggtcaagaacaagtatccccctgcccttgatgagttctgccttcgactccttacagggtgctacggtgttcaccaagctagacctacgcaatgcgtatcacctggtccggatcagagaggggacgagtggttgacggggtttcaatacaccgatgggtcgctcgagtatcaggtgatgccgtttggactgaccaatgctccagcggtattccagagtatggtgaacgacgtcctgagagatatgatcggtctcttcgtgtttgtttacctggatgacattctgatcttctcgaaggaaccttccgaccacgtccagcatgtccggcaggttctgcagcgattgttggagaatcgtctgttcgtgaaggccgagaagtgcgagtttcacgcccacactacatcctttctcgggtacatcatctccaggggtgagattaggatggatcaggagaaggttagagcggttctggaatgggtccagcccggtacgagattgcaactccagagatttttggggtttgcgaatttctaccgcagattcatccgggattacagccgtgtggccgccccgttaactgccttgacttccagtatcaggaccttcaagtggaatccggaggcggatcgagcgtttctggatttgaagaggcgattcaccaacgcaccgattctctctcaaccggacacggcccgtcagttcgtcgttgaagtggacgcgtctgatgtgggagttggcgccatcctgtcgcagcgatgctccacggacagtaaactccatccctgcgcctactactctcgtcgcctttcgcctgcagagaggaattacgatgtgggtaaccgggagcttctcgcggtgaaacttgccttggaggagtggcgccactggttggagggggcggagcaaccgtttattgtctggactgaccacaagaatcttgcttacgtgcaatcggctaaacgtctcaactcccgtccaggccaggtgggcgttgttttgggacgattcaagtttgccctgacgttccgacctggatctaagaacggcaaggcggacgccttgtcccggatgttctccaagacggaggagagtgggtccaagaccgaaactattctcccccggaactgcgtcgtgggagcagtgatgtggaagattgaggaggaggtgctggcggcccttcggactcagcccggtcccggtaacggtccacccggtcggttgtttgtgcctgagtcggttcgtcctgctgtcctcaaatggtcccacgccagcaagatggcttgtcaccccggcgtggctcggactatggcgtttcttcgcagacgttttttggtggcctgccatggccgaggatactcggggttttgttgctgcctgtccagtgtgtgcgcagaataagagtaccaatcggcccagctctggactacttcacccccttcctattccccggcgtccatggtcgcatctggccctggacttcgtcacggggttgcccgcttctgaggggaacacggtcgttctgactatcgtggacagattcagcaagttcgcccactttgtgcctattgccaagcttccctctgcctcggagacgtccgagatcctggttaggggaggttttcagggtccacggtttgcccagtgatatcgtttccgaccgtggtcctcagtttacctctgctgtctggaagtccttctgtttggccattggagctacagtcagtctcacatctggttttcacccccaatccaatggtcaggcggagagagccaaccagaagatggaatccacgctacgctgtctggtctcttccaaccccacctcctgggcctctcagttgccttgggttgagtatgcccacaatactctccctacatctgccactgggatgtctcccttccagtgcctgtatggttaccaacctcccctgttcccttctcaggagaaggagctctcagtgccttctgttcaggcccatattcggcgttgccaccggacctggcatcgggccagaaaggcactccttagaggttcggaccggtatcagctccaggcgaatcgtcgccggatacccgctcccacctataccatcggagatagggtttggttggccacacgggatcttccgttacggactgagtctaggaagttgttaccgaagtttattggtccgtttgtggtggagaaggtgatcaatccagtggcagtgcgactcaaactaccgaggacgctcagagtccatcccacctttcatgtctcctgcctcaagcctgtcttcctcagtcctctgttgcctcctccgcctcctcctcctcctcctcggatgatcggaggtggtcctgcctacacggtgcgtcgcattatggattccagacggcggggccggggtttccagtatctcgtggactgggaggggtatggtcctgaagagaggagttggattccgcggcgacaggtcctagatgcggatctcatcagggacttttaccgcctccatcctggcgctccggggagtccgcccggtggcgttcgtcggagggggggtactgtaacgatcccggctgtctgagtcgggtcctggtcgtaatctccagtttcccgagggttcgggaacgctccgggagcgctctggtttccgcacctgcttcccattagcaatctgcacacctgggcctaatcagcacctttcttaggctctggcccaacatccagttcctgccggatcgttagccatgaacagtaggtgttctgtgta is drawn from Coregonus clupeaformis isolate EN_2021a chromosome 25, ASM2061545v1, whole genome shotgun sequence and contains these coding sequences:
- the LOC121539440 gene encoding mitochondrial transcription rescue factor 1-like, whose protein sequence is MQRLLIQALALRQLGRLSTRKLLNPGQGPYWTEWCPRTLHTRQLCGSTSSLTLGTHKLLTRWNTAKSRLVLHQVRFKSSKKKGGATAVQEEEEDDEKEKDLEDSDYEDEPEDDPSVPKDYKDIEKYVQSFRYDVIMKAGLDIARNKVEDAFYGNKLWLNGQKLIKKSKSVKVGDTLDLVLSENKETDTVTLLRVIIKKELGESKDGDRSKVVLRRWKNLELPKQDAFKQ